The sequence TTATGTTCTAGCAGTAACGCTGGTCAGGACATCCTTCGCGAGGTTCAGGATAGAGCAGGCATCGAGGATCTTTTGGGTATATGTGAACATAATAGCCCTGCTTGGACTTTTACTGATATGGGCGGAGGTGATGTGAAATGCCAACAAAAGCAATGTTCCTAATGATAAAACAGATGCTTCAGAGGCCGTTCACAAACCCATTTCCAGTAAAGCACGCTCCAAAAGACGTAACATCGCTCATTAAAAAGATCCAAAAAGGGGAAGTAAAAATATATCCCCCCGTCCCTGTTCCAGAAGGATTTAGAGGGAAGCTGCACTACGATCCCGAGAGATGCATTGGGTGCAGGCTGTGTATAATGGTGTGCCCTGCAAACGCCATGGAATGGATCCCGGAGCTTAGGAAAATAAGGCACTATGTTTCCCGCTGTATGTTCTGTGCTCTCTGTGTAGACGTCTGTCCAGGTAAAAAGTTCCCAGGAGAAGAAAAGCTGTAAAGGCACTATCCATGAGCGATGAATTCCTCATTGCTGATTACGACAAGTACAGTGACAACCTTATAGAAGAACCTCCCGAAGCTAGGGAAAAAGGTATTTAATTACCTTTTCTTTATTCTTTACCATGATACTCGTCGGAACATGTGGTTTTTGTGAGGCCAAGAAGAGATATTTTGAAGACTTCAGCACTGTGGAAGTTCAGCAAACTTTTTACAAGATCTTACAGGAAAAGACCCTCCAAAAATGGGGAAAAGAGGCCCCGGAAGATTTTGTGTTTTCTATTAAGGGATTTCAGGGTATAACACATCCTCCAAACAGTCCCATTTGGAGACGGAGTAATGTAAAGCTGTCTGGGAATGTAGGATTGCTAAGACCAACAGAGGAGGTTTTTAAATACTGGGAGCTTACACTTAAAGAAGCTGAGGTGTTAGGAGCAAGGTTTATCCTGATTCAGCTTCCCAAAAGCTTTAAAGAAAGTGAAGAGAGCTTTGCTAATGCAGAGAAATTCTTTGAGCAGATAGAGAGAAAAGAGTTTGAAATTGCAGTTGAACTTAGAGGCTGGAGTGAAAGG comes from Thermococcus litoralis DSM 5473 and encodes:
- a CDS encoding 4Fe-4S dicluster domain-containing protein, which gives rise to MPTKAMFLMIKQMLQRPFTNPFPVKHAPKDVTSLIKKIQKGEVKIYPPVPVPEGFRGKLHYDPERCIGCRLCIMVCPANAMEWIPELRKIRHYVSRCMFCALCVDVCPGKKFPGEEKL